The Anabas testudineus chromosome 14, fAnaTes1.2, whole genome shotgun sequence genome includes a region encoding these proteins:
- the ksr1a gene encoding kinase suppressor of Ras 1 isoform X1 encodes MDSVSARGGKMVESDEQPERAAAAAAAAAGGGGGGAAMAALHQCELIQNMIDISISSLQGLRTKCAASNDLTQQEIRTLEVKLMKYICKQLQCKQKVPETERPEALDSYPRLRDWLRTINLRPELTEAVETKLSLDALLQMTGAQVRDTMRRLGSSSEECARLSAALSCLKSATESGGELRDDSGPWLSEPTRRDSGSLLTADQLTNLGAPLRPHSPSPLARPSAIHSTPSTPCATFPHPRSGSVSAAPTPEALASYISGESPHTDPFPMSLARTARLHGHTSTPPITPPSKRRHRLKPPCTPPPPSRKVLHLLPNIALTRSKSHESQLGNRIEDPPTNKCVKKTKLLLNMQVNGNGCEDPPPRYPAMSARTPGATPAATTAPYTLPGTPTLMEEHSGIKNNVAVHRNSPQAVRRDIGLAVTHRFSTRSWLSQTCQVCQKNMMFGVKCKHCRLKCHNKCTKEAPSCRISFIPIAKIRRTESVPSDINNPVDRPPEAPQFGTLPKAITKKDHPPVLNQLDSSSNPSSTTSSTPSSPAPFQQSNPPSATPPPNPSPKGHRDSRFNFPAACYFQHRQQFIFPDVSTPANLHTDVLQDTVSLYRSTEIEHSADDTHAELVEDEDEEEVEEEIEVEDEDREAEEENEEDDEENEDEGDDEGDGEIRMNMGSDGELEGDELDDLPSSRRNQWKGPISRKASQTSVYLQEWDIPFEQLDLGELIGKGRWGKVHKGRWHGEVAIRLLEIDGNNQDHLKLFKKEVMNYRQTRHENVVLFMGACMAPPHLAIITSFCKGRTLYSVVRDTKNTLDINKTRQIAQEIVKGMGYLHAKGIVHKDLKSKNVFHDTNKVVITDFGLFGISGVVQEGRRENKLKLPHGWICYLAPEIVRKMSPGNNEDRLPFSTAADVYAFGTIWYELQARDWPITNQPVEATIWQVGSGEGIKKVLTEISLGKEVTEILSACWAYDLRDRPTFTLLADMLEKLPKLNRRLSHPGHFWKSAE; translated from the exons GTGAAGCTGATGAAATACATCTGTAAACAGCTGCAGTGCAAGCAGAAAGTACCAGAGACGGAGAGGCCAGAGGCCCTGGACAGCTACCCGCGCTTACGAGACTGGCTACGCACCATCAATTTGCGTCCGGAGCTCACCGAG GCAGTGGAAACAAAGTTGTCCCTTGATGCCTTACTGCAAATGACAGGTGCTCAGGTGAGGGACACGATGCGAAGACTAGGCTCCAGTTCCGAAGAATGTGCCAGACTCAGTGCTGCCCTGTCCTGTCTGAAGAGTGCCACAGAATCAG GAGGTGAACTGAGGGATGACAGCGGTCCCTGGCTGTCTGAGCCCACCAGGAGGGACAGTGGCTCTCTACTGACTGCAGACCAGCTAACTAATCTAGGGGCTCCCCTCCGGCCTCACAGTCCCTCGCCTCTAGCCCGCCCCTCCGCCATTCATTCCACCCCATCCACACCCTGTGCTACCTTCCCCCATCCGCGCTCGGGCTCGGTGTCAGCAGCACCCACACCTGAGGCGCTGGCATCATACATCTCCGGTGAAAGCCCCCATACAGATCCATTTCCTATGTCCTTAGCACGGACAGCTCGGCTCCATGGACACACTTCCACCCCACCCATAACTCCACCTTCAAAGAGACGTCACCGGCTGAAGCCCCCCTGCACCCCTCCACCGCCTTCCCGCAAAGTGCTGCACCTACTTCCCAACATTGCCCTGACGCGGAGCAAAAGCCACGAGTCCCAGCTAGGCAACCGCATCGAAGACCCCCCCACCAACAA GTGTGTTAAAAAGACTAAGTTGCTCCTGAATATGCAAGTCAACGGGAATGGATGTGAGGACCCGCCTCCTCGCTACCCCGCCATGTCTGCTCGCACCCCTGGAGCCACCCCAGCTGCCACCACAGCACCTTATACCCTGCCCGGCACGCCCACCCTGATGGAAGAGCACAGCGGCATTAAGA ATAATGTAGCAGTGCACCGCAACTCTCCACAAGCAGTGAGGAGGGACATAGGCCTAGCAGTCACACACAG gttttcAACCAGGTCCTGGTTGTCTCAGACGTGTCAGGTGTGTCAGAAGAACATGATGTTTGGTGTAAAGTGCAAACACTGTCG ATTAAAGTGCCACAACAAATGCACAAAGGAAGCTCCATCCTGCAGAATCTCCTTTATACCTA TTGCCAAAATTCGGAGGACTGAGTCTGTTCCATCGGATATAAACAACCCAGTGGACAGGCCACCGGAGGCACCACAGTTTGGCACACTACCGAAGGCCATTACAAAAAAG GATCACCCTCCGGTGCTCAACCAGCTGGACTCCAGCAGCAATCCGTCCTCCACAACCTCATCCACGCCTTCCTCCCCAGCACCCTTCCAGCAAAGCAACCCCCCCAGCGCAACGCCCCCGCCCAATCCGTCACCCAAAGGTCACAGGGACAGCCGTTTCAACTTCCCAG CTGCCTGTTACTTTCAGCACAGACAGCAGTTTATCTTCCCCG ATGTATCTACGCCCGCTAATTTGCACACTGACGTCCTTCAAGACACTGT TTCTCTGTATCGCAGCACTGAAATAGAACATTCAGCAGATGACACACATGCTGAGCTGgtggaagatgaagatgaagag gaggtggaagaggaaaTTGAGGTTGAAGATGAAGACcgggaagcagaggaggagaacgaGGAAGATGACGAGGAGAATGAGGACGAAGGAGATGACGAGGGCGACGGGGAGATCAGGATGAACATGGGCTCCGACGGCGAGTTGGAGGGCGATGAGCTGGATGATCTGCCCAGCTCTCGGCGCAACCAGTGGAAGGGCCCCATCTCCCGCAAGGCCAGTCAGACCAGCGTCTACCTGCAGGAGTGGGACATCCCCTTTGAGCAGCTGGACCTCGGAGAACTCATAGGAAAG GGCCGCTGGGGCAAAGTGCACAAGGGTCGGTGGCACGGCGAGGTAGCCATCAGACTTCTAGAGATCGACGGGAACAACCAGGATCATCTGAAGCTCTTCAAAAAGGAGGTGATGAACTACAGACAGACCAGGCACGAGAATGTGGTCCTCTTCATGGGGGCCTGCATGGCTCCACCCCACCTGGCCATCATCACCAG TTTCTGTAAAGGGAGGACGCTGTATTCAGTTGTCAGAGACACCAAAAACACTTTGGACATTAATAAGACAAGACAAATCGCTCAGGAGATTGTAAAG GGAATGGGCTACCTGCACGCCAAAGGCATTGTTCACAAAGATTTGAAGTCAAAAAACGTTTTTCATGATACCAATAAAGTGGTGATCACGGACTTCGGGCTGTTTGGGATCTCTGGAGTCGTTCAGGAGGGGAG gcGTGAGAATAAACTGAAGCTTCCACATGGCTGGATCTGTTATCTCGCACCAGAGATCGTGCGCAAGATGAGCCCAGGTAACAATGAAGACAGGCTTCCTTTTTCCACGGCAGCAGATGTGTACGCCTTCGG CACCATTTGGTATGAGCTTCAAGCCAGGGACTGGCCAATCACCAACCAGCCTGTGGAAGCTACAATTTGGCAGGTGGGGAGCGGAGAGGGCATAAAGAAAGTTTTGACGGAGATCAGCCTGGGCAAGGAAGTCACT GAGATCCTCTCCGCCTGCTGGGCATACGACCTGAGAGACAGGCCGACCTTCACCCTGCTGGCTGACATGCTGGAGAAGCTGCCCAAGCTCAACCGCAGGCTGTCCCACCCTGGACACTTTTGGAAGTCCGCAGAGTAG